Proteins from a single region of Cloacibacillus sp.:
- a CDS encoding transposase — MKEGIKLSRQTMANWLLRAGKEWLYPLYKEMRRKLLEEEILHADETEIQVLREPGRASRTQSCMWLYRSGKHSANPVALFQYQETRSSSHPIKFLNGFRGCLHTDGYYMADSVQIFAAVAAGPM; from the coding sequence ATCAAAGAGGGAATAAAGCTTAGCAGGCAGACGATGGCGAACTGGCTTCTGCGTGCAGGAAAAGAGTGGCTGTACCCGCTATACAAAGAAATGCGCCGTAAACTTCTGGAAGAAGAGATACTCCATGCTGATGAAACAGAGATACAGGTACTGCGGGAACCCGGAAGGGCCTCACGTACCCAATCCTGCATGTGGCTGTACCGTAGCGGAAAACACTCCGCTAACCCCGTCGCCTTATTCCAATACCAGGAGACCCGTTCAAGCTCACACCCCATAAAATTCCTCAATGGCTTCAGAGGCTGTCTGCACACAGACGGCTATTATATGGCAGACTCGGTGCAGATATTCGCCGCTGTGGCTGCTGGGCCCATGTGA
- a CDS encoding L-serine ammonia-lyase, iron-sulfur-dependent, subunit alpha — MAVSILNNVIGPVMPGSSSSHTAGPYHIAKLFRGFAGALPKRAVFTFAPGSSIAECYRDQGSDLALVMGILGLPLTDVRFEDALSIFPSFGIEIEFIIEDFAGARHPNSIMIEADMGGGGSLRAVADSTGGGAFILHSLNGCHVEIAGDAYYLFAESDQPLPDGLLGEFSKVTKQDNCLLLASPYEIPCELVDRLRAAPGVIAVRSAEPVFYPIRGKALYKDGRGMIEFARTHSLSLGEAALEYESALLDMPKEELNQEMERRLAVMERAVELGLSKDSPPMSLLSPTAGEIMAAEAAGRLALGGIHTRAAARAMAAMQVNSGQGIVCAAPTGGSAGVLPGVVVTMLKDMNITRADVVRAMWAAGATGWVLGEHGTFAAEVCGCQVEIGAAGAMGAAAVVEMAGGSAAQCCDAAAVMFQNAMGLVCDLVQATVEIPCHTRNASFASQAFICADLVLGGYRNPVGIDSTVEAVCATGRMMPCELRCTSLGGMAVTEEALAMKKRR; from the coding sequence ATGGCGGTCAGTATTCTGAATAATGTCATCGGGCCAGTTATGCCCGGTTCTTCGAGCTCGCATACTGCGGGGCCCTATCATATCGCGAAGCTCTTCCGCGGCTTTGCGGGCGCTTTGCCCAAAAGGGCCGTCTTTACGTTCGCCCCCGGGAGTTCCATCGCCGAGTGTTACCGGGATCAGGGCTCGGACTTGGCGCTTGTTATGGGCATTCTCGGGCTGCCGCTGACGGACGTTCGTTTCGAAGATGCGCTGTCTATCTTTCCATCCTTCGGCATTGAGATAGAATTTATAATAGAGGACTTTGCGGGAGCGCGCCACCCAAACAGCATAATGATAGAGGCGGATATGGGAGGCGGCGGTTCTCTTCGCGCCGTAGCCGACTCCACAGGCGGTGGCGCCTTTATTCTCCACTCCCTGAACGGCTGTCACGTGGAGATTGCCGGCGACGCCTATTATTTATTCGCCGAATCGGATCAGCCTCTGCCTGACGGCCTGTTAGGCGAATTCAGCAAAGTCACTAAACAAGACAACTGCCTGTTGCTCGCCTCTCCCTATGAGATACCTTGTGAGCTTGTCGACAGACTGCGCGCCGCTCCGGGGGTAATCGCCGTCAGGAGCGCGGAACCGGTCTTTTATCCCATTCGCGGCAAAGCGCTCTACAAAGATGGACGCGGGATGATCGAATTCGCGCGGACTCATTCGCTTTCACTCGGCGAAGCCGCGCTTGAATACGAATCGGCGCTGCTTGATATGCCAAAAGAGGAGCTTAATCAGGAGATGGAGCGGCGTCTTGCGGTGATGGAGCGGGCCGTTGAACTGGGGCTCTCTAAGGATTCGCCGCCGATGTCGCTGCTTTCGCCGACTGCGGGGGAGATAATGGCGGCGGAGGCTGCGGGAAGGCTCGCGCTTGGCGGCATCCATACGCGGGCGGCGGCGCGCGCGATGGCGGCGATGCAGGTAAACAGCGGACAGGGCATCGTCTGCGCCGCGCCGACCGGCGGCTCGGCGGGCGTCCTGCCTGGCGTCGTCGTCACTATGCTTAAGGATATGAATATTACGCGCGCCGATGTGGTGCGCGCGATGTGGGCCGCGGGTGCGACGGGCTGGGTGCTCGGCGAACATGGCACCTTCGCCGCGGAGGTCTGCGGCTGTCAGGTGGAGATCGGCGCGGCGGGCGCGATGGGCGCGGCGGCGGTCGTGGAGATGGCGGGAGGCTCGGCGGCGCAGTGCTGCGACGCGGCGGCGGTGATGTTCCAGAACGCGATGGGATTGGTCTGCGACCTCGTGCAGGCGACCGTGGAGATACCCTGCCACACGAGAAACGCCTCTTTCGCCTCACAGGCCTTTATCTGCGCGGACCTGGTGCTCGGGGGTTACCGCAATCCGGTGGGCATCGACAGCACGGTAGAGGCCGTATGCGCCACCGGCAGGATGATGCCCTGTGAGCTTCGCTGTACATCGCTCGGCGGCATGGCGGTGACTGAAGAGGCTTTGGCGATGAAGAAGAGAAGATGA
- a CDS encoding transposase domain-containing protein — MIETAKENHLKPYEYLKYILENMPNTAPERYHTILPWSKELPCHCKLKGQLDSTAGDNDESCDFASCAGLNDSEN, encoded by the coding sequence ATAATAGAGACGGCAAAAGAGAACCACCTCAAACCATACGAATACCTCAAATACATCCTTGAAAACATGCCCAACACGGCACCGGAGCGATACCATACCATCCTGCCCTGGAGCAAAGAGCTTCCATGTCACTGCAAATTGAAAGGCCAGCTGGATTCAACGGCCGGCGACAACGACGAATCCTGTGACTTTGCTTCCTGTGCTGGACTCAACGACTCTGAAAACTGA
- a CDS encoding transposase: MPYSRGACPPALPKSVLGRSLHYALEQRLLLETFYLDGRLEISNNMAERSIKPFVIGRKNWLFSCSPKRAETSAVIYSINNRDGKREPPQTIRIPQIHP, encoded by the coding sequence ATGCCTTATTCGCGTGGGGCTTGCCCCCCTGCCCTTCCCAAATCGGTCCTAGGAAGGTCACTGCACTATGCCCTTGAACAGAGGCTGTTACTTGAGACCTTCTACCTTGACGGCAGATTAGAAATCTCCAACAACATGGCGGAACGAAGCATAAAACCATTCGTCATAGGCAGAAAAAACTGGCTCTTTTCCTGCTCTCCCAAAAGAGCGGAAACCAGCGCGGTAATCTACTCAATAAATAATAGAGACGGCAAAAGAGAACCACCTCAAACCATACGAATACCTCAAATACATCCTTGA
- a CDS encoding transposase, which translates to MPQWLQRLSAHRRLLYGRLGADIRRCGCWAHVRRKFHEGIQAVPQEEQPTCASQKGLEYCDRLFALERDYTKLTLEERRVKRLEQSKAITDALFAWGLPPCPSQIGPRKVTALCP; encoded by the coding sequence ATTCCTCAATGGCTTCAGAGGCTGTCTGCACACAGACGGCTATTATATGGCAGACTCGGTGCAGATATTCGCCGCTGTGGCTGCTGGGCCCATGTGAGAAGAAAATTTCACGAAGGAATACAGGCGGTCCCACAAGAAGAACAACCGACCTGCGCCTCACAAAAAGGACTTGAATACTGCGACAGACTCTTCGCTCTTGAACGTGACTATACAAAACTGACGCTGGAAGAACGTCGTGTCAAAAGACTAGAACAAAGCAAGGCAATAACGGATGCCTTATTCGCGTGGGGCTTGCCCCCCTGCCCTTCCCAAATCGGTCCTAGGAAGGTCACTGCACTATGCCCTTGA